Proteins encoded within one genomic window of Pararhizobium capsulatum DSM 1112:
- the istB gene encoding IS21-like element helper ATPase IstB has product MTRTASDTMPSGTTGGTPQILLSHHLKQLKLPTVLREYEKVARECAESGVDHPRYLLRLIELELIDRERRTVERRIRAARFPAVKSFDTFDFTAIPGLNKMLVLELARCEYILRRDNIIALGNSGTGKTHVALALGLAACQKGFTVTFTTAASLVSQLLEARDERRLLKLQRDLASVKLLIIDELGYVPLSSTGAELLFETFSQRYERGSTIVTSNLPFEDWTSVLGSERLTGALLDRLTHHVSILTMNGDSYRLKQSAARRRNPSSGAEQNQATQTVDPDTGEILTP; this is encoded by the coding sequence ATGACCCGCACAGCAAGCGACACGATGCCATCAGGCACAACGGGTGGAACCCCGCAAATCCTTCTGTCCCACCATCTCAAGCAATTAAAACTGCCGACGGTGTTGCGCGAGTATGAGAAGGTAGCACGGGAATGCGCCGAGAGCGGCGTCGACCATCCCCGCTATCTGTTGCGCCTGATTGAATTGGAACTGATCGACCGGGAACGCCGGACAGTCGAACGGCGCATTCGCGCGGCTCGCTTCCCGGCGGTCAAAAGCTTCGACACCTTCGACTTCACGGCCATACCCGGCTTGAACAAGATGCTTGTCCTGGAGCTTGCCCGTTGCGAATACATCCTGCGGCGCGACAACATCATCGCTCTCGGCAACAGTGGCACCGGCAAGACCCATGTCGCGCTCGCTCTGGGCCTCGCCGCCTGCCAGAAAGGCTTCACCGTCACGTTCACCACTGCAGCCTCGTTGGTCAGTCAGCTCCTGGAGGCGCGTGACGAGCGGCGGCTTCTCAAGCTGCAGCGCGATCTGGCTTCGGTAAAACTGCTGATCATCGATGAACTCGGCTATGTCCCCTTGTCATCGACCGGAGCGGAGCTGTTGTTCGAGACCTTCTCGCAACGCTACGAACGCGGCTCGACGATCGTCACGTCCAATCTGCCGTTTGAGGACTGGACGTCGGTGCTAGGGTCCGAGCGGCTGACCGGTGCGTTGCTCGACAGGCTGACCCACCACGTCAGCATCCTAACCATGAATGGTGACAGCTACCGGCTGAAACAGTCCGCCGCCCGCCGCCGCAATCCGTCATCAGGGGCGGAGCAAAACCAGGCCACCCAAACCGTCGACCCCGATACCGGCGAAATCCTCACACCCTGA
- a CDS encoding ABC transporter ATP-binding protein produces MKSLSLENVSKSYGAADVLKNISLEAEEGEFVVLLGRSGCGKSTLLHAIAGLHPINKGNISIYGRVVNDIPTRQRDIAMVFQSYALYPNMTVADNIGFPLKMRGLQKPDITGKVLDVARTLQLEALLDRLPRQLSGGQRQAIGRSLVRDPKIFLFDEPLSNLDASLRVEMRAEIKQLHQRIGKTIVYVTHDQIEAMTLATKIVILNKGEIQQIGTPAEVYHHPANLFVARFIGSPAISLLECTVEGRELAETLVCGKDEHQLNLPVRAADKLGHGKHVLLGLRPEHIRLGRHQGAAARASVGLVEPTGPEDVVFLDIGGQKAIARFPTNAVVQGQIIDIDLDVSRAVIFDAVSNQRLAANFI; encoded by the coding sequence ATGAAATCCTTGTCACTTGAAAATGTATCGAAGTCCTATGGTGCTGCGGACGTGTTGAAAAACATTTCCCTCGAAGCGGAAGAGGGCGAATTCGTGGTGCTTCTTGGGCGTTCGGGTTGCGGAAAATCCACCCTGCTGCACGCGATCGCCGGCCTGCATCCCATAAACAAAGGTAACATCTCGATCTATGGCCGGGTCGTCAACGACATCCCCACCCGCCAACGCGACATTGCCATGGTATTCCAGTCCTACGCGCTTTATCCGAACATGACGGTTGCCGACAATATCGGGTTCCCCCTGAAGATGCGGGGACTGCAGAAGCCGGACATCACGGGCAAAGTGCTTGACGTGGCGCGGACCCTGCAACTTGAAGCGTTGCTGGACCGGCTTCCGCGGCAGCTTTCGGGCGGGCAGCGCCAGGCGATCGGGCGATCCTTGGTGCGTGATCCCAAGATCTTCCTGTTCGATGAGCCCTTGTCGAACCTCGATGCAAGTCTGCGCGTCGAGATGCGCGCCGAGATCAAGCAACTGCATCAACGAATCGGCAAGACGATCGTCTATGTCACGCATGATCAGATAGAGGCCATGACCCTGGCCACGAAGATCGTGATCCTCAACAAGGGGGAGATCCAGCAGATCGGAACACCTGCCGAAGTCTATCACCACCCTGCCAATCTGTTCGTCGCCAGGTTTATCGGCTCGCCTGCCATCTCGCTTCTGGAGTGCACGGTCGAGGGCCGGGAGTTGGCAGAAACGCTGGTATGTGGGAAGGACGAACATCAACTCAACCTGCCTGTTCGAGCCGCTGATAAGCTTGGTCACGGAAAACACGTCCTTCTTGGCCTGCGTCCCGAGCATATTCGTTTGGGCCGGCACCAAGGGGCGGCGGCGCGCGCCTCGGTGGGATTGGTCGAGCCTACAGGCCCCGAGGACGTGGTTTTTCTGGATATCGGCGGGCAAAAGGCCATCGCCCGATTTCCGACAAACGCTGTCGTGCAGGGGCAGATAATCGATATCGATCTGGACGTATCGCGAGCCGTCATATTTGACGCTGTCAGTAATCAAAGGCTTGCTGCAAATTTCATCTGA